In the Corvus cornix cornix isolate S_Up_H32 chromosome 18, ASM73873v5, whole genome shotgun sequence genome, one interval contains:
- the SLC25A19 gene encoding mitochondrial thiamine pyrophosphate carrier has product MVGYDPEAKCVSTAEAAAAGSASGLVTRVLVSPLDVLKIRFQLQIEQLSSRNPAAKYHGILQAVQRIFREEGLTAFWKGHVPAQFLSVGFGAVQFMVFESLTELVHNVTSFNARDSLVHLVCGGLAACTATVAVQPVDMLRTRFAAQGEPKIYRNLRHAVVTMYQTEGPRTFYRGLTPTLVAIFPYAGLQFFFYNILQQFSRCVIPAEGKNGGNVKNLVCGSCAGVVSKTLTYPLDVVKKRLQVGGFEDARAAFGQVRTYGGLLDCMRQIMQEEGPGGFFKGLSPSLLKAAFSTGLIFFWYELFCGLLCALKSPESTRRKEG; this is encoded by the exons ATGGTGGGTTACGACCCCGAAGCCAAGTGCGTGTCTACGGCGGAAGCGGCTGCAGCAGGATCAGCGTCTGGCTTGGTCACTCGGGTCCTTGTCAGCCCCTTGGATGTCCTCAAGATCCGCTTTCAG CTCCAGATCGAGCAGCTCTCCTCCAGAAACCCCGCGGCCAAGTACCACGGCATCCTGCAAGCTGTGCAGCGCATCTTCCGGGAGGAGGGCTTGACAGCCTTCTGGAAGGGCCATGTTCCCGCTCAGTTCCTTTCTGTTGGCTTTGGAGCCGTTCAG TTCATGGTGTTTGAGAGCCTGACAGAGCTGGTGCACAACGTCACCTCCTTCAACGCCCGCGACTCCTTGGTGCACCTGGTGTGCGGGGGcctggctgcctgcacagccacGGTCGCAGTCCAGCCTGTGGACATGCTGCGCACCCGCTTTGCTGCCCAGGGTGAGCCAAAG ATTTACCGCAACCTTCGCCATGCAGTGGTGACCATGTACCAGACAGAAGGGCCTCGGACTTTCTACAGAGGTTTGACCCCCACACTCGTTGCTATCTTCCCATATGCTGGTCTCCAGTTCTTCTTCTACAACATCCTGCAGCAGTTTTCCAGATGTGTGATTCCAGCTGAAGGAAAGAATGGAG GCAATGTTAAAAACCTTGTTTGTGGTAGCTGTGCTGGAGTCGTCAGCAAAACCCTCACGTACCCTTTGGATGTGGTCAAAAAGCGACTGCAAGTGGGTGGCTTTGAGGATGCTCGGGCAGCCTTTGGGCAG GTGCGGACGTACGGGGGTCTCCTGGACTGCATGAGGCAGATCATGCAAGAGGAGGGCCCAGGTGGGTTCTTCAAGGGCCTCTCTCCCAGCTTACTGAAGGCTGCCTTCTCCACTGGCCTCATCTTCTTTTGGTATGAGCTGTTCTGCGGCCTCCTGTGCGCCCTGAAGAGCCCTGAGAGcacaaggaggaaggaaggctgA